GAGACCGGCGCCTACGACGCCACCGCCTGGAACCAGGCGGCCTCCGAGGCCGAGCCGCTCGTCCCCCAGCAGTACACCCCGCAGGCGGAACACACCGCCGAGTTCGCGTTCGACCTCGCCCATGAGCAGCAGGAAGCGCAGGCCGAGTACGCCTACGCCGACGACCTCGTGGACGCCGCCGAGGACACCGTCCACGACGACGCCCTCCACGACGACGCCGAGAACTTCGCCTACGCCGAGCCCGTCGCCGAAACCAGCGCCGAATCCATCGTCGAACCCGCCGCCGAACCGGCCGCCGAGCTCCGTACGGAGTCCCCGCTCGCGGGCCGCCCCGTGCGCCGCGGCTCGGGCAGCAGCCGCGGCCGCCGCCGTACGCCCGCCAAACGGTCCGCCCTGCTGACCGTCGCCGTCCCCTCCGCCTGTGTCATGGGCGTCGCCGGCATCGCCGCCGCCTCCGTCAGCGGGCTCACCAACCCCACCACCGACGGCGGCAAGAAGGACACCACCGCCCTCGCCGCGGCCGACCCCGGCTCCGTCAAGCAGGTCGCCGCCAACAGCGCCCTCGACACGCAGCTGGCCGCGCTCAGCGAGGACGCCCGCGACTTCGGCGACCGCGCGAGCCGCACCCAGGAGCGCATCGACCTCAAGGCCCGCCAGGCGGCCGACAAGAAGAAGCGCGAGGAGGAAGCGGCCCGCAAGGAGGCGCTCCGCCCCAAGTACATGCTGCCGGTGGAGCTCCACCGGCTCAGCGCGCGCTTCGGCCAGTCCGGCGTCAACTGGATGTCCGTGCACACCGGCATCGACTTCCCCGTGCAGACCGGCACGCCCGTGATGGCCGCCACGGACGGCACCGTCCGCACCCAGCTGAACAGCGCCTACGGCAACATGGTGATCGTGACCGCCCCCGACGGCACGGAGACCTGGTACTGCCACCTCAGCAGCGCCAAGATCCGCTACGGCCAGGTCAAGGCCGGCGACGTCATCGCGTACTCGGGCGACACCGGCAACTCCACCGGCCCGCACCTCCACTTCGAGGTCCGGCCGGGCGGCGGTTACGCCATCGACCCGCTGGCCTGGCTGCGCAGCCACGGGCTCGACCCGACCAGCTGATCTTCACCCGCGTATGCGAGAGGGCCCCGGCCGAAGCCGGGGCCCTCTCGCATGCGCACGCGCTACAACTTCTCGACCGGCGCGTACCGCAGGAGCAGCCGCTTCGGCTTCTCGTCGCCGAAGTCGATCGTCGCCTGGGCGTCCGCGCCGACCCCCGTCACCGCCGTCACCGTGCCCAGACCGAACTGGTCGTGCGTGACGCGATCGCCGATCTGGAGGGAGATCACCGGCTTCTCACCGGCACGCCGGGTGGCGAAGCCCGAGGGGCCGGAGCGCGCGCGGGACGCGGAGAGCGAGGAGGTGATGCCCGAGGTCGGCCCGGCGGGCTTCGCCATCGGACCGGTCCGCTTCCACTCCAGGTACGCGGGCGGGATCTCCTCCAGGAAGCGCGAGGCCGGGTTGTACGAGGGCTGGCCCCAGGCACTGCGCATCGACGAACGGGTGAGGTAGAGCCGCTCGCGGGCGCGCGTGATGCCGACGTACGCGAGGCGCCGCTCCTCCTCCAGCTCCTTCGCCTGCCCGAGGGCGCGCATGTGCGGGAAGACGCCGTCCTCCATGCCGGTGAGGAACACCACCGGGAACTCGAGGCCCTTGGCGGTGTGCAGCGTCATCAGCGTGATGACGCCCCGGCCCTCCTCGTCCTCGTCCGGGATCTGGTCGGAGTCGGCGACGAGGGCGACCTTCTCCAGGAACTCGGCGAGGGTCGCGGGCTCCTCGCCGCGCTCCTGCTCGAACTCGAGGGCGACGGCGGCGAGTTCCTGGAGGTTCTCGATACGGGTCTCGTCCTGCGGGTCGGTCGAGGCCTGGAGCTCGGCCAGGTAGCCCGTGCGCTCCAGGACGGCCTCCAGGACGACGGCGGGGCCGGCGCCGGACTCGACGACGGTGCGCAGCTCGTCCATCAGCGCGTTGAAGCGCTTCACGGCGTTCGCCGAGCGGGCGGCCATGCCGTACGCCTCGTCGACCCGCTTGAGGGCCTGCGGGAAGGTGATCTTCTCCCGCAGGGAGAGGGCGTCGATCATCGCCTCGGCGCGCTCGCCGATGCCCCGCTTCGGCACGTTGAGGATGCGGCGCATCGGGACGTTGTCCTCGGGGTTGGCGAGGACCCGGAGGTACGCGAGGACGTCCCGGACCTCCTTGCGCTCGTAGAAGCGCACGCCGCCGACGACCTTGTAGGGCAGTCCGACGCGGATGAAGATCTCTTCGAAGACACGGGACTGGGCGTTGGTCCGGTAGAAGACGGCGACGTCGCCTGCCTTGGCCTCGCCGGTGTCCGTGAGCCGGTCGATCTCGTCGGCGACGAACTGTGCCTCGTCGTGCTCGGTGTCGGCGACGTAGCCGGTGATCTGCGCGCCCGCGCCCGCGTTCGTCCACAGGTTCTTGGGGCGGCGGGACTCGTTGCGCTCGATGACCGCGTTCGCCGCGGAGAGGATCGTCTGCGTGGAGCGGTAGTTCTGCTCCAGGAGGATCGTCGTCGCGTCCGGGTAGTCCTCCTCGAACTGGAGGATGTTGCGGATGGTCGCGCCGCGGAAGGCGTAGATCGACTGGTCGGCGTCGCCGACGACGCACAGCTCGGCCGGGCCGAGGTCCTCGTAGCCCGTGCCGACGAGCTCCCGTACGAGGGTGTACTGGGCGTGGTTGGTGTCCTGGTACTCGTCGACGAGGACGTGGCGGAAGCGGCGGCGGTAGTGCTCGGCGACGTCGGGGAACGCCTGGAGCAGATGGACCGTCGTCATGATGATGTCGTCGAAGTCCAGGGCGTTGGCCTCGCGCAGCCGTGCCTGGTACATCCGGTACGCCTCGGCGAGCGTCTTCTCGAAGCCGTCGACGGCCTGGTCGGCGAAGGACTCCTCGTCGATCAGCTCGTTCTTGAGGTTCGAGATCTTGGCGCTGAAGGACTTCGGCGGGAACTTCTTCGGGTCGAGGTCCAGGTCGCGGCAGACCAGCGACATCAGCCGCTTGGAGTCGGCGGCGTCGTAGATCGAGAAGGAGGACGTGAAGCCGAGCCGCTTCGACTCGCGGCGCAGGATGCGCACGCACGCGCTGTGGAAGGTCATGACCCACATGGCGTTGGCCCGCGGGCCGACGAGCTGCTCGACGCGCTCCTTCATCTCGCCGGCGGCCTTGTTGGTGAAGGTGATCGCCAGTATCTGGCCGGGATGGACGTGCCGCGTGCCCAGGAGGTGGGCGATGCGGTGGGTCAGCACCCGGGTCTTGCCGGAGCCGGCTCCGGCGACGATGAGCAGCGGGGTGTCGGTGTGGACGACGGCGGCGCGCTGCTCGTCGTTCAGCCCGTCCAGGAGCGCGGCCGGGTCCACGACGGGGCGCGCCGCGCCGTCGCGGTAGTAAGCGTCCCGGGGCGGGGGCGCGTCGAAGTGCTCCCCGAAGAGGTCGTGCGGGACCTGCTCGGGGACCGGGGCACCGTGCTCGTCGTCCTCGGGCGGGGGCGGGGCCTCCCCCGAGGAGTTCTGGAGGCCGGCCAGGAAGCTGTCGTCAAAGAGGCTGCTCATCGCCTCACGAGTCTAGGACGCCCCACCGACATCCGGGTCCGCCTTCGGGACGGCCTTCGTCACGCTCCCGGGAAACGGGTCACACCCAGAGGGTGGCGATGAAGATGTTCGCCGTGGTGAGGGCGCCGACCGCGGCGAAAAGGCCCTTGTCGACCTTCTCCTCGTCGCGCTTGACGTAGACCAGTCCGAGGATCACGACGAGCACGGCCAGCTTGATGCCGATCTTGATGTTGTTCACGGTCTGGTCGTCGGCCTGGTTGAGGCCGACGAGCGCGACGCCCGTGATCAGCATGACCAGCGCACCGTGCAGCATCGCCGGGGTGAAACGGGCCGTACCGGCGCCCATCGCCTTCATCTGGGTGAGGAATCCGCCCAGGAGGGAGGCGATACCGATGATGTGCAGGGCGACGAAGACATTGATGAGTACGTCCATGGGCGGAGCCTAACCGGGGCCTTAGCACCACTCTCCGGCCGGGTCCACTGCCTCCGGTGCTTCGGTCGGTCGTCTGCCGCAATGTCTCCCGGGCCGTCACCCCGGACGAACGAGATCGGTCCATGTCCATCACCTGCCGCCAATAGCGGTCAAGTCACTGCCGGGGCGTGACCCCGAGGTTTAGCGTCCTCCAGCAGGTGGCCGGCTCCCACCACCGCCGGTCACCCGGCGGCTGCCGGTCATCCCCGCCAGGAAAACCCGGCGGCGGTCCGTCTCCCCTGTGCGGCCCGCCGTCGGCCCGGCGGGCACCGTTCCCCCGCAGGGAAGAGGATGTGACCCGCCCTCGTGGCAGCGCACCGAAAACCCAGGCCGTCCCCGCTCGGTGGTCCGGCGGTCCGCACCGCCGCCACCCTCGCCCTCGCCTCCGCGGCGACCGCGACGCTCTTCGAGGGGTCCGGGCACGCGGACCCCCGACTCACCACCGCCCAGGTCAAGGCGAAGGTCGACCGGCTCTACCACGAGGCCGAGGTCGCGACGGAGAAGTACAACGGGGCGAAGGAGCGGGCCGACGCCTCCCGCGCGGCGTTCGACCGGCTGCGCGACGAGGCCGCCCGCAGGGCCGAGCGCCTCAACACCGCCCGGGACGGGCTCGGGGCCATGGCCACCGCGCAGTACCGCTCCGGCGGCCTCGACCCCGCCGTGCAGCTCGCCCTCACGTCCGACCCCGACGAGTACCTGGAGCGGGCCGCGCTCGCGGAGAAGGCCGCGGACCGGCAGGCGAAGGCCGTCACCGCCGTGCGGCGCGAACTCGGCGCGCTCCGGCAGCTGCGCGACGAGTCCGCGGGACGGCTGACCGCACTGCGCGGGCACGAGGAGGAGCTGCGGCGGCAGAAGGCCGTCGTCCTCGGCAAGCTGGAGGCGGCCAGGACCCTGCTCGCCCGGCTGACGGCGGAGGAGCGCGCCCGGTACGACGCCGCCGTCGCGGCCCGGGACAGCGCCCGCGCCCCGGAAGGCAACGGCACGAGCATCGGTACGCGTACGGACGGCGGTACGGCCACGGGCGCCGGAACCGGCGGCTCGACGGCGGCGCGCGCCGATCGATCCTCAGGCGACGAGCGCGGCCCCGTGACCGCCCCGAACACCCGGGCCGCCGAGGCCGTCTCCTTCGCCCGCGCACAGCTCGGCAAGCCGTACGTGTGGGGAGCGACGGGTCCGTCCGCGTACGACTGCTCCGGGCTCACCCAGGCCGCCTGGCGCGCGGCCGGCGTCTCCCTGCCGCGCACCACGTACACCCAGATCAACGCCGGCCAGCGCGTCTCCCGCTCCCAGCTCGCCCCCGGTGACCTGGTGTTCTTCTACTCGGGGATCAGCCATGTCGGGCTCTACATCGGCGGCGGCCAGATGATCCACGCCCCCCGCCCCGGCGCCCCGGTGCGGGTAGCCCCGATCGACGAGATGCCCTTCGCCGGAGCGACCCGCGTGGGGTGACCGGCGTGGGGTGACCGGCTGTCGCGGCCCGGGTGGGGTCGTTCAGACCAGGCGGCGGGCGGTGGCCCAGCGGGTCAGCTCATGGCGGTTGGAGAGCTGGAGCTTCCGCAGCACCGCCGAGACGTGCGACTCGACCGTCTTCACCGAGATGTAGAGCTGCTTGGCGATCTCCTTGTACGCGTAGCCGCGGGCGATCAGCCGCAGCACCTCGCGCTCCCGCTGCGTGAGCCGGTCCAGGTCCTCGTCCACGGGCGGCGCGTCCGTCGAGGCGAAGGCGTCGAGGACGAACCCGGCCAGGCGGGGCGAGAAGACGGCGTCGCCCTCCTGGACACGGAAGATCGAGTCGACCAGGTCGGTACCGGTGATCGTCTTCGTGACGTAGCCGCGGGCACCGCCCCGGATCACCCCGATCACGTCCTCGGCCGCGTCCGAGACGGACAGCGCCAGGAAACGGACCGGGTCCTCGGAGGCCACCATCAGGCTCGCGCAGCGGCGCAACACCTCGACGCCGCCACCGCCCGGCAGGTGCACGTCGAGGAGGACGACCTCGGGCCGGGTCGCGGTGATGACCGTGACCGCCTGGTCGACGTCGGCGGCCTCGCCCACCACCTCGACCCCGGTGACCTCGGTCCGGCCGATCTCCGCCTGCACGCCCGTACGGAACATGCGGTGGTCGTCGACGAGCACGACCCGCACCCGGCGTTCCGTACCCGGCGCCGTCGCCCCCGCCTCGGCCCCGGTCGCTGCCCCGGTCTCGTCGCTCATCCGTCCGCCCTCTCCATCTCAAGCTCCACTTCGGTGCCCCCGCCCGGCACGGACCGCAACCGGGCCGAACCGCCGTTGCGCTGCATACGGCCGATGATCGATTCTCGTACGCCCATCCGATCCTCGGGTACCGCGTCCAGGTCGAAGCCCGGACCGCGGTCCCGCACCGAGACGAAGACCATGCGGCCCTCCACCTCGGCGAAAACCTGCACCGCCCCGCCCTCGCCACCGTACTTGGCGGCGTTCACCATCGCCTCGCGCGCGGACTGCATCTGTGCGGTCAGTTTCTCGTCGAGCGGGCAGTCGCCGACGACGACCACCTCCAACGGGACTCCGTGCTTGTCCTCGACCTCCGCCGCGGCCTTCTTCACCGCTTCCGCGAGGGTCGCGGGCTCCTCCTCGTCCCGGCCGGTGCCCTCGGGCTTGTAGAGCCAGTTCCGCAGCTCCCGCTCCTGTGCGCGGGCGAGCCGGCGCACCTCCCCCGCTTCGTCGGCGTTGCGCTGGATCAGCGTGAGGGTGTGCAGCACCGAGTCGTGGACGTGCGCCGCGACCTCGGCGCGCTCCTGCGCGCGAATGCGCATGGTCCGCTCCTCCGTGAGGTCCTGCGACATCCGGACCAGCCAGGGCCCCGCGAGCAGGGCTATCCCGGTGAGCACCGCGACGGCGGCGGTGAAGGCCGTCCCGAGCTGGGCGACGGAGCCGCGGACCACCACGAAGACCGCGAGGCCGGTGCCGACGAGGGCGACGCCGACGAGTCCGCGGGCGACCTGGAGGGTCCGTCTGTGCCGGCCGGCATCGGTCCAGCTGGCCCGGCGGGCGTTGTCCGCCTGGCGCCAGACGAGGACGACACCGACGCAGATGAGGAGGACGGGCCAGACGTACCGCCCGTACTCGTTGTCGATGCTGATGTTCCCGACGAGGATCGCGCCGCCGATCGCGAGCGCGATCAGGGCGAAGACCTGTCCGCGGTCGGGCTTGCGCAGCCGGCGGCGGCCGTCCGGAGTGATCTCGAAGACGGGGCGGGGAGCGGCCCGGCCTCCGACACCGAGCGGGACGACGATCCAGAAGACCGCGTAGAGCAGGCCTCCGAGCCCGTCGGTGAAGAAGAGCACCGCGAACAGCGCGCGCACCCAGACGACCGGGAGTCCGAGGTGGCCCGCGAGGCCGCTTGCGACACCACCGAGCCACCGCCCGTCGGCGCTCCGGTAGAGCCTGCGCACGGGTGGTTCGTCGGTCTCGGTGACACGAGCGGCTGCGGACATGCACCGATCGTCACACGTTCGGCCTGCCCCGGACATCAGGGTCGGCCCTGAGATCGCCCCTGGTAACGCCTCAGGGGCGACACCCCTTCGAATATCAGGGTCGGGCCAGGGTCGGTCCCGGTGCCGCTCCGGGTCACGGGCCGTCACCATGGACGCATGACGAGTTCGAAGCCTTCGACCCACGAGGCCCCGCCGCCGGCGGAGGCCGATGCCTCTCTGCCTCTGCAGCGTTCGCGGAGCGGCAAGCTCGTCGGCGGAGTCTGCGCCGGCCTCGGCCGGCACTTCGACCTCGACCCGGTGATCTTCCGGATCACGGTCGGCGTGCTGTCCGTGACAGGCGGCGTCGGCCTGATCTTCTACGGCTTCGCGTGGCTGCTCGTTCCGCTCGCGGGCGAGGAGGAGAACGAGGCACGCAGACTGCTGACGGGCCGGGTCACCGGCGCCTCCCTGTCTGCCGTGTTCATGGCGCTGATCGGCTGCGGGATCTTCCTGTCGATGCTGCGCAGCGGGTCGATGCTGGGCTTCACGATGCTGCTGTCGCTCGCGGTGTGCGGCGCGGCGGTCTGGTCGCGGCGCCGGGCGGCCGGCAGCGAGGCGGAGAGCCGGATCGAGACGGCGGCCGCCCAGATGGTCGCCGAGGCGCCTCCCGAGACCAAGGCCCCGCCCCGCGTCGAGTACCAGTCCTGGTGGAAGGGCCCGATCGTCAAGGACGGATCGACGGGCAGGGTGGCGCTCGGCTATCTCTGGGGACCGCACGGCATCCCCGACGAGGACGGCAAGGTCGACGGCGAGGTGCCGAGGCCCGGAAGCCAGTGGGGACCGGATCCCTCCCGCGCCGACCGGCCGGCTCCGTCCATCCGGCGGAGCCCGCTCTCCATCGCCGGTCTCGTCCAGCTGCTCGCCCTGCTCGCGGCCGGCCTCGGCACCGCCCTCACCTGGGAGTCCGAGCCGCTGGGCAGGAGCCTGGCGACAGGGCTGGTGGCCGCCCTCGCGGTGTTCGGCCTGGGCCTCGTCGTCAGCAGCTTCCTCGGCCGCACCGGGTTCGGGACGGTCTTCCTCACCATCCTCACGGCCTGCCTGCTCGCCGGGGCGGTGGCCCTGCCCGACCGGATCACCACGGACTGGGTCCGCGAGACGTGGAAGCCGGCCTCCGTCGCCGCGGTGCAGCCGCACTACGAGCTGGGGACCGGCGTGGGCCTGCTCGACTTGTCGGCGCTGCCGGTCCCCGCGGGCACGACCGTCGCCACCCGGGCCGAGGTGGGCGCCGGACAGCTCAAGGTGGTCGTCCCGAAGGACGTGGTCGTGAAGCTCCACGCCGAGGTGGGGCTCGGCGATCTCCAGCTTCCCGGACAGCCCGCGGACGACATCGACATCGCCCCGGACCAGGTCGAGACCCGCACGATCGCCCCGCCGGCCGGGATCGCCCCGGCAGGCACGCTGGACCTCTCGCTCGAGGTCGGCATCGGACAGGTGGAGGTCACCCGTGCTGCTTCATGAGTTCCGCCCCGGCCGGCTGCTCGTCGGCCTCACCGCCCTCGCCCTGGCCGCCCTGTACGCGGGCGACCTCACCGGTGCCTGGACGACCCCGTGGTACGCGGTGATCCCGGTGCTCTGCGGCGGCCTGGGCACGGCCGCCCTGGTGACCTGGGTCGCCTATCGAATACGGCGCCGTCGATCCGCGAGGAACCTGTCCGCCGACAGCTCGGAGGCCCCTGCCAGCAGCAGCGGAAGCCAGGCCATCAGATAGGCGAGGTCGTTGCCGAGGTAGTACGGGCTCACCT
The sequence above is a segment of the Streptomyces sp. NBC_01255 genome. Coding sequences within it:
- a CDS encoding M23 family metallopeptidase, producing the protein MNDQHPHAGYVGNDAHTTGSFAVDPLFGAYPAGQADHSGQWDFGQYGMTGQYDTTGQQQYDTTGQWDTTGQWQATDQYGYGSAATHTQYETGGQQYDTAGQYDTTGHYDTTGQWDASAWTDAQQTGQYETVHAGAYAAQGAYGYEAYDATGQWAAPAFATETGAYDATAWNQAASEAEPLVPQQYTPQAEHTAEFAFDLAHEQQEAQAEYAYADDLVDAAEDTVHDDALHDDAENFAYAEPVAETSAESIVEPAAEPAAELRTESPLAGRPVRRGSGSSRGRRRTPAKRSALLTVAVPSACVMGVAGIAAASVSGLTNPTTDGGKKDTTALAAADPGSVKQVAANSALDTQLAALSEDARDFGDRASRTQERIDLKARQAADKKKREEEAARKEALRPKYMLPVELHRLSARFGQSGVNWMSVHTGIDFPVQTGTPVMAATDGTVRTQLNSAYGNMVIVTAPDGTETWYCHLSSAKIRYGQVKAGDVIAYSGDTGNSTGPHLHFEVRPGGGYAIDPLAWLRSHGLDPTS
- the pcrA gene encoding DNA helicase PcrA, with amino-acid sequence MSSLFDDSFLAGLQNSSGEAPPPPEDDEHGAPVPEQVPHDLFGEHFDAPPPRDAYYRDGAARPVVDPAALLDGLNDEQRAAVVHTDTPLLIVAGAGSGKTRVLTHRIAHLLGTRHVHPGQILAITFTNKAAGEMKERVEQLVGPRANAMWVMTFHSACVRILRRESKRLGFTSSFSIYDAADSKRLMSLVCRDLDLDPKKFPPKSFSAKISNLKNELIDEESFADQAVDGFEKTLAEAYRMYQARLREANALDFDDIIMTTVHLLQAFPDVAEHYRRRFRHVLVDEYQDTNHAQYTLVRELVGTGYEDLGPAELCVVGDADQSIYAFRGATIRNILQFEEDYPDATTILLEQNYRSTQTILSAANAVIERNESRRPKNLWTNAGAGAQITGYVADTEHDEAQFVADEIDRLTDTGEAKAGDVAVFYRTNAQSRVFEEIFIRVGLPYKVVGGVRFYERKEVRDVLAYLRVLANPEDNVPMRRILNVPKRGIGERAEAMIDALSLREKITFPQALKRVDEAYGMAARSANAVKRFNALMDELRTVVESGAGPAVVLEAVLERTGYLAELQASTDPQDETRIENLQELAAVALEFEQERGEEPATLAEFLEKVALVADSDQIPDEDEEGRGVITLMTLHTAKGLEFPVVFLTGMEDGVFPHMRALGQAKELEEERRLAYVGITRARERLYLTRSSMRSAWGQPSYNPASRFLEEIPPAYLEWKRTGPMAKPAGPTSGITSSLSASRARSGPSGFATRRAGEKPVISLQIGDRVTHDQFGLGTVTAVTGVGADAQATIDFGDEKPKRLLLRYAPVEKL
- a CDS encoding C40 family peptidase, with translation MAAHRKPRPSPLGGPAVRTAATLALASAATATLFEGSGHADPRLTTAQVKAKVDRLYHEAEVATEKYNGAKERADASRAAFDRLRDEAARRAERLNTARDGLGAMATAQYRSGGLDPAVQLALTSDPDEYLERAALAEKAADRQAKAVTAVRRELGALRQLRDESAGRLTALRGHEEELRRQKAVVLGKLEAARTLLARLTAEERARYDAAVAARDSARAPEGNGTSIGTRTDGGTATGAGTGGSTAARADRSSGDERGPVTAPNTRAAEAVSFARAQLGKPYVWGATGPSAYDCSGLTQAAWRAAGVSLPRTTYTQINAGQRVSRSQLAPGDLVFFYSGISHVGLYIGGGQMIHAPRPGAPVRVAPIDEMPFAGATRVG
- a CDS encoding response regulator transcription factor, with translation MSDETGAATGAEAGATAPGTERRVRVVLVDDHRMFRTGVQAEIGRTEVTGVEVVGEAADVDQAVTVITATRPEVVLLDVHLPGGGGVEVLRRCASLMVASEDPVRFLALSVSDAAEDVIGVIRGGARGYVTKTITGTDLVDSIFRVQEGDAVFSPRLAGFVLDAFASTDAPPVDEDLDRLTQREREVLRLIARGYAYKEIAKQLYISVKTVESHVSAVLRKLQLSNRHELTRWATARRLV
- a CDS encoding PspC domain-containing protein, giving the protein MSAAARVTETDEPPVRRLYRSADGRWLGGVASGLAGHLGLPVVWVRALFAVLFFTDGLGGLLYAVFWIVVPLGVGGRAAPRPVFEITPDGRRRLRKPDRGQVFALIALAIGGAILVGNISIDNEYGRYVWPVLLICVGVVLVWRQADNARRASWTDAGRHRRTLQVARGLVGVALVGTGLAVFVVVRGSVAQLGTAFTAAVAVLTGIALLAGPWLVRMSQDLTEERTMRIRAQERAEVAAHVHDSVLHTLTLIQRNADEAGEVRRLARAQERELRNWLYKPEGTGRDEEEPATLAEAVKKAAAEVEDKHGVPLEVVVVGDCPLDEKLTAQMQSAREAMVNAAKYGGEGGAVQVFAEVEGRMVFVSVRDRGPGFDLDAVPEDRMGVRESIIGRMQRNGGSARLRSVPGGGTEVELEMERADG
- a CDS encoding PspC domain-containing protein produces the protein MTSSKPSTHEAPPPAEADASLPLQRSRSGKLVGGVCAGLGRHFDLDPVIFRITVGVLSVTGGVGLIFYGFAWLLVPLAGEEENEARRLLTGRVTGASLSAVFMALIGCGIFLSMLRSGSMLGFTMLLSLAVCGAAVWSRRRAAGSEAESRIETAAAQMVAEAPPETKAPPRVEYQSWWKGPIVKDGSTGRVALGYLWGPHGIPDEDGKVDGEVPRPGSQWGPDPSRADRPAPSIRRSPLSIAGLVQLLALLAAGLGTALTWESEPLGRSLATGLVAALAVFGLGLVVSSFLGRTGFGTVFLTILTACLLAGAVALPDRITTDWVRETWKPASVAAVQPHYELGTGVGLLDLSALPVPAGTTVATRAEVGAGQLKVVVPKDVVVKLHAEVGLGDLQLPGQPADDIDIAPDQVETRTIAPPAGIAPAGTLDLSLEVGIGQVEVTRAAS